One genomic region from Gadus morhua chromosome 9, gadMor3.0, whole genome shotgun sequence encodes:
- the dhtkd1 gene encoding 2-oxoadipate dehydrogenase complex component E1 yields the protein MSALLLLKNLPCMRRSYLSVGRQSVGLYYHTDKGVYGYRPRRLAQDAELERGPGSALNQDHGVARLVEAYRAHGHKAAKINPLLPQQPVLDNVPEIELLTRTLQGQVNTSGLRHFGREQASAEEVVSYLEGVYCGPISVETSQLSTLEEREWMAERFEELRQHTFSPEERRRLATIMLQSQEFDHFLATKFATVKRYGGEGAESMMGFFDELFHQSAHSGVTDVIIGMPHRGRLNLLTGLLKCPPELMFRKMRGLSEFPEGSPSIGDVLSHLTSSVHLELGAARPLHVTMLPNPSHLEAVNPVTQGKARARQQLRGEGDYSLEDGARPGDRVICLQVHGDGSFPGQGIVPETFTISCLPHYRVGGSIHLIVNNQVGYTTPSERGRSSLYCSDVGKMVDCAVIHVNGDCAEEVLRATRLAVEYQRHFRRDVILDLLCYRQWGHNELDEPSFTNPSMYRIIRSRQSVPDSYSDQLISEGLMTEAERAEIKSAHYALLNDKLAATPQYSPAPSNLQGRWGGLEEPGARVSSWDTGVPAPLLQYVGAKSVEVPEHIALHTHLGKTHVQARLQKIQDGTKLDWSTAEAMAFGSLLCQGFHIRISGQDVGRGTFSQRHAMMVCQDTSDMHIPLNHISPQQTGFLEVCNSPLSEEAVLGFEYGMSIAQPRLLPIWEAQFGDFFNGAQIIFDTFLSGGEAKWLLQSGMVILLPHGYDGAGPEHSSCRMERFLQMCNSSEEGVDGDDVNMAVVHPTTPAQYFHLLRRQMVRNFRKPLIVAGPKMLLRFSGATSSLAELGPGTSFRPVLGDDSASPESVHKVVLCSGKHYYALLKQREALGANQSTALVRVEELCPFPLEALQTELQRYTNATEFVWSQEEPQNMGPWPFVAPRFERQLACKLRLVSRPALPAPAVGIGAIHQQQQEAILTATFS from the exons ATGTCTGCGCTACTTTTACTGAAGAACCTGCCATGCATGAGGAGGTCCTACCTGAGCGTCGGCCGGCAGTCGGTCGGACTTTATTACCACACTGATAAGGGGGTCTACGGCTACCGGCCCAGACGACTGGCCCAGGACGCGGAGCTTGAAAGGGGTCCGGGGTCTGCTCTGAACCAAG ATCATGGTGTGGCCCGACTGGTTGAAGCATATCGAGCACATGGGCACAAAGCAGCTAAAATTAACCCCTTGCTACCCCAGCAGCCCGTGTTAGACAATGTCCCAGAGATAGAGCTGTTGACCAGGACGCTACAAGGACAGGTCAACACCTCAG GACTGCGTCACTTTGGGCGGGAGCAGGCCTCGGCGGAGGAGGTGGTCTCCTACCTGGAGGGGGTCTACTGCGGCCCCATCTCCGTGGAGACCAGCCAGCTCAGCacgctggaggagagagagtggatggCCGAGCGCTTTGAGGAGCTCCGGCAGCACACCTTCTCCCCCGAGGAGAGGAGACGGCTGGCCACCATCATGCTACAGTCTCAG GAGTTCGACCATTTCCTGGCCACCAAGTTCGCCACGGTGAAGCGGTACGGCGGCGAGGGGGCAGAGAGCATGATGGGATTCTTCGACGAGCTCTTCCACCAGTCCGCCCACAGCGGGGTGACCGACGTCATCATCGGGATGCCCCACAGGGGGCGTCTGAACCTGCTCACCGGACTGCTGAAGTGCCCCCCCGAG CTGATGTTCCGGAAGATGCGGGGCCTGAGCGAGTTCCCCGAGGGCTCGCCCTCCATCGGCGACGTGCTGTCCCACCTGACCTCGTCGGTGCACCTGGAGCTGGGTGCGGCCCGGCCGCTGCACGTCACCATGCTGCCAAACCCCTCCCACCTGGAGGCCGTCAACCCCGTGACGCAGGGCAAGGCCCGGGCGCGGCAGCAGCTCCGCGGGGAGGGCGACTACTCCCTGGAGGACGGGGCCCGCCCGGGGGACCGTGTCATCTGCCTGCAG GTCCATGGCGATGGGTCCTTCCCCGGCCAGGGGATCGTCCCAGAGACCTTCACCATCTCATGCCTCCCCCATTACAGAGTCGGTGGGAGCATCCACCTCATTGTGAACAACCAAGTGGGCTATACCACTCCGTCTGAGCGGGGGAGGTCCTCCCTGTACTGCTCTGATGTTG GTAAGATGGTGGACTGCGCCGTGATCCACGTGAACGGCGACTGTGCGGAGGAGGTGCTGCGCGCTACGCGGCTCGCCGTGGAGTACCAGCGGCACTTCAGGAGGGACGTGATCCTGGACCTGCTCTGCTACCGGCAGTGGGGCCACAACGAGCTGGACGAGCCCTCCTTCACCAACCCCTCCATGTACCGCATCATCCG CTCCAGGCAGAGCGTCCCGGACTCCTACTCGGACCAGCTGATCTCTGAGGGCCTGATGACGGAGGCGGAGCGGGCGGAGATCAAGTCGGCGCACTACGCCCTGCTCAACGACAAGCTGGCCGCCACGCCGCAgtacagccccgccccctccaaccTGCAGGGCCGCTGGGGGGGCCTGGAGGAGCCCGGGGCCCGCGTCTCCTCCTGGGACACCGGGGTCCCCGCCCCCCTGCTGCAGTACGTGGGGGCCAAGTCGGTGGAGGTCCCGGAGCACATCGCACTGCACACGCACCTGGGGAAGACCCACGTTCAG GCTCGGCTGCAGAAGATCCAAGACGGCACCAAGCTGGACTGGTCCACCGCGGAGGCCATGGCCTTTGGCTCTCTCCTCTGCCAGG GCTTCCACATCCGTATCAGCGGGCAGGACGTGGGCAGAGGGACCTTCAGCCAGAGGCACGCCATGATGGTGTGTCAGGACACCAGCGACATGCACATCCCCCTCAACCACATCAGCCCCCAGCAGACCGGCTTCCTGGAG gtgtgtaacAGCCCCCTGTCGGAGGAGGCGGTGCTGGGCTTCGAGTACGGTATGAGCATCGCCCAGCCGCGCCTGCTGCCCATCTGGGAGGCCCAGTTCGGAGACTTCTTCAACGGAGCCCAGATCATCTTCGACACGTTCCTCTCCGGAG gcgagGCCAAGTGGCTGCTGCAGAGCGGGATGGTGATCCTGCTGCCCCACGGCTACGACGGGGCCGGCCCCGAGCACTCCTCCTGTCGCATGGAGCGCTTCCTGCAG ATGTGCAACAGCTCGGAGGAGGGTGTGGACGGGGACGACGTCAACATGGCGGTGGTGCACCCCACCACGCCCGCCCAGTACTTCCACCTGCTGCGCCGCCAGATGGTCCGCAACTTCCGCAAGCCGCTGATCGTGGCGGGCCCCAAGATGCTGCTCCGCTTCTCG ggggCGACCTCCAGCCTGGCGGAGCTGGGTCCCGGGACGTCCTTCAGACCCGTGCTGGGCGACGACTCTGCCTCCCCTGAAAG CGTCCACAAGGTGGTGCTGTGCTCAGGGAAGCACTACTACGCCCTGCTGAAGCAGAGGGAGGCGCTcggagccaatcagagcacggcGCTGGTccgggtggaggagctgtgccCCTTCCCGCTGGAGGCCCTGCAGACGGAGCTCCAGAGATACACTAACGCCacag agttcgtGTGGAGCCAGGAGGAGCCTCAGAACATGGGCCCCTGGCCCTTCGTGGCCCCGCGCTTCGAGAGGCAGCTGGCCTGCAAG CTCCGATTGGTCAGCCGGCCGGCTCTCCCCGCCCCCGCGGTGGGCATCGGGGCGattcaccagcagcagcaggaagccATCCTGACCGCCACCTTCTCCTAG